One genomic window of Paenibacillus xylanilyticus includes the following:
- a CDS encoding phage tail protein, with translation MADAYIGEIRIFAGNFAPKGWALCNGQLMSITQNTALFSILGVQYGGDGKTTFALPNLMGSAVIHQGTGTGLTPRTVGQKVGEAVVTLLQTEIPAHTHAPQGIVATGNQTSPKDAYWAQAAKPIPTAPQPPLYSNTPTTEMAAMALGVTGSSQPHNNMQPFIAQSFIICLQGEFPSRG, from the coding sequence ATGGCTGATGCATATATTGGCGAAATCCGAATTTTCGCTGGAAATTTTGCCCCAAAAGGTTGGGCATTATGTAATGGTCAATTGATGTCTATTACGCAAAATACGGCTCTCTTTTCTATATTGGGTGTACAGTATGGCGGAGACGGTAAAACAACTTTTGCTTTGCCCAATTTGATGGGTTCGGCTGTTATTCATCAAGGCACTGGAACAGGACTAACTCCTCGGACCGTTGGACAAAAGGTTGGTGAAGCAGTGGTCACGTTACTTCAAACCGAAATCCCAGCTCATACCCATGCACCACAAGGCATTGTTGCGACGGGGAATCAAACATCACCAAAAGATGCGTACTGGGCACAAGCTGCCAAGCCTATTCCTACTGCGCCACAGCCTCCATTGTACAGTAACACTCCAACCACAGAGATGGCGGCAATGGCTTTAGGAGTAACTGGTTCATCTCAACCTCATAACAATATGCAACCTTTTATTGCACAGAGTTTTATTATTTGCTTGCAGGGTGAATTTCCTTCGCGTGGTTAA
- a CDS encoding DinB family protein: MDNIYLISDIPGYSPQISRLISMMNYARYTTIEEVKDLSIDHLDFLLDTESNSIGALLLHFAGVEYAYQVATFENRQLNEEELLEWGPALQLGKEGQEKIKGNDITFYFTKMDQVRRRTLQFFQSIDDDWLSKEEDFWYNKPANYYFMWFHVFEDEINHRGQIRMIRKRTLDA, translated from the coding sequence ATGGATAATATTTATCTGATAAGTGACATACCGGGTTATTCTCCACAGATTAGTCGCCTAATTTCAATGATGAACTATGCCAGATATACAACGATTGAAGAAGTCAAAGATCTATCCATCGATCACCTTGATTTTTTGCTGGATACCGAGAGCAACTCGATTGGAGCATTGCTGCTGCACTTTGCGGGGGTCGAATATGCTTATCAGGTGGCGACGTTTGAGAATCGGCAGCTGAACGAAGAGGAATTATTGGAATGGGGCCCGGCCCTTCAATTAGGTAAGGAAGGACAGGAAAAGATCAAAGGCAATGATATCACCTTTTATTTTACGAAAATGGACCAGGTAAGAAGGAGAACACTTCAGTTCTTTCAGAGCATAGATGACGACTGGTTAAGCAAGGAAGAGGATTTTTGGTATAACAAACCGGCCAATTATTATTTTATGTGGTTTCATGTTTTTGAGGATGAGATCAATCACAGGGGTCAAATCAGAATGATCAGAAAGAGAACTCTTGACGCTTAA
- a CDS encoding GNAT family N-acetyltransferase, translating to MSSPKQDVELQIVYEDHEEDYKAICDRLYNYNVRETKGLLKKPGKSINLFLRDMEGRAVGGIFCATYCETLYIDNFWIDEEYRNQGSGKSLLLQAESIASSMGCKLAHTSTFSYQAPEFYQKMGYEVFGVIDEYPEGIVQYFLKKRL from the coding sequence ATGAGTAGCCCGAAGCAAGATGTTGAATTGCAGATAGTATATGAAGATCATGAGGAAGACTACAAAGCCATTTGTGATCGTTTATATAACTACAATGTAAGAGAAACGAAAGGGTTATTAAAGAAGCCAGGAAAAAGTATCAATCTATTTCTGAGGGATATGGAAGGCCGGGCTGTAGGTGGAATCTTCTGTGCTACATACTGTGAGACGTTATATATTGATAACTTTTGGATCGACGAGGAATATAGAAATCAGGGGAGTGGGAAGTCTCTCCTTTTGCAAGCGGAAAGCATAGCCTCAAGTATGGGGTGCAAACTTGCTCACACCAGCACATTTTCCTATCAGGCTCCAGAGTTCTATCAGAAAATGGGCTATGAAGTGTTTGGAGTCATCGATGAATATCCAGAGGGCATAGTTCAGTATTTTCTGAAGAAAAGGCTGTAG
- a CDS encoding Ig-like domain-containing protein produces the protein MNPSLAGTHINDIAYNPVTDRYVLAGQDKLYSFTGSGTPEVVYVDNTIPNFYRLTYGNGMFIATTQIEGQGSKIYRSTDGLVWTQVYTTNPGQAIFDIAYGNSTFVAVGEGGRAYVSNDGENWSVSTLPNYTSLASVTYNSGEFYTVSTNERVATSLNGVAWVEEWSDSSSAIDFADISIGGGRAVAVGYDSQTYDGHIKSAPAPQVNSVTVTPTNSSVVQGGTEQLTATVDVSGGAAQTVTWSSSDTNGNVKVDGNGLVSVAANATPGPYTITATSTVDGTKSGSATVTVTSAPAVNSVTVTPTNPSVVQGGTEQLTATVDVVGGASQSVTWSSSDTNGNVTVDANGLVSVAANATPGPYTITATSTVDGTKSGSATVTVTSAPAVNSVTVTPTNPSVVQGGTEQLTATVDVVGGASQSVTWSSSDTNGNVTVDANGLVSVAANATPGPYTITATSTVDGTKSGSATVTVTSAPAVNSVTVTPTNPSVVQGGAEQLTATVDVVGGASQSVTWSSSDTSGNVTVDANGLVSVAASATPGPYTITATSTVDGTKSGSATVTVTSAPAVNSVTVTPTNPSVVQGGTEQLTATVDVVGGAAQTVTWSSSDTNGNVTVDANGLVSVAANATPGPYTITATSTVDGTKSGSATVTVTSAPAVNSVTVTPTNPSVVQGDTEQLTATVDVVGGAAQTVTWSSSDTNGNVTVDANGLVSVAANATPGPYTITATSTVDGTKSGSATVTVTSAPAVNSVTVTPTNPSVVQGDTEQLTATVDVVGGAAQTVTWSSSDTNGNVTVDANGLVSVAANATPGPYTITATSTVDGTKSGSATVTVTSAPAVNSVTVTPTNSSVVQGGTEQLTATVDVVGGASQSVTWSSSDTNGNVTVDANGLVSVAANATPGPYTITATSTVDGTKSGSATINVVTQIKLYNVTINNLVDGTITATPINAPAGNVISLNILPDFGKRLKIGSLKYTYNSVDYPITGDVFIMPNGDVTISAEFEDISETIPFLSIVAPLFAPVTVGYEQPSAEKLIITNAGMVDTTIQSLTSSEPSTFVVEGSGENVAAGESIDTWTVRPVVGLPAGTYSSVITAVYGDGEIATTNLVLTVNPSSSSGGGGNSGNNGSGGGSQGGGTPSVDPPQPEPTGVPVIINGKSENIGKLETNVVENRSITTITPDPKKLLEWLAREGQNAIVTIPVNVSSDSIVGLLTGDVVKKMVDQSAVLELVTPLAIYRLPASQISIGTLADQLRADQSLSDMTIEVTISKAFPSETSIAKDSTNSNSALLLMDPVHFKLMAEFNGSRKEINRFNTYVERFITIPQTVDRNQITTGIVVGLDGSIHHVPTYVEQKDDRYYAVVNSLTNSLYTLVWHPVEFTDVTNHWAKSAINDMGSRMIATGVSEDIFEPNRDITRAEFAAMVIRALGLVPISGETPFIDVNKSDWFADYIYTAREYQLIEGYSNAQFAPMDTITREQAMTIIAKAMKITGIHPNLSPDQISMLLQEFKDESLISGYARDHIAAGLAMDILNGRTVTTIQPKNKITRAEVATLLQKLLKKSNLIQ, from the coding sequence ATGAATCCATCTCTAGCAGGCACGCATATTAATGATATTGCTTATAACCCTGTTACCGACCGTTATGTGTTAGCGGGGCAAGATAAACTTTATTCATTTACAGGAAGTGGGACACCAGAAGTGGTGTATGTGGATAATACTATCCCTAACTTTTATCGATTAACTTACGGTAACGGTATGTTTATTGCAACAACTCAGATCGAAGGACAGGGATCCAAAATCTACCGATCTACTGATGGATTAGTATGGACTCAGGTTTATACGACTAATCCAGGTCAAGCTATTTTCGATATTGCCTATGGAAACAGTACCTTTGTAGCGGTAGGTGAAGGTGGCCGGGCATACGTGTCAAATGATGGAGAAAATTGGAGTGTTTCAACATTACCGAACTACACTAGTCTGGCTTCAGTGACCTATAATTCCGGGGAATTTTATACTGTTAGCACAAATGAAAGAGTTGCAACCTCATTAAATGGTGTTGCCTGGGTAGAGGAGTGGAGTGATAGCTCCTCAGCAATTGATTTTGCTGACATCAGTATAGGTGGGGGACGAGCGGTTGCAGTAGGCTATGACAGTCAAACTTATGATGGGCACATAAAATCTGCTCCTGCTCCACAAGTGAACAGTGTAACCGTGACGCCAACCAACTCAAGTGTGGTGCAAGGGGGTACGGAACAGCTCACAGCCACTGTGGATGTTAGCGGAGGAGCCGCGCAAACCGTTACATGGAGCAGTAGTGACACAAACGGAAACGTGAAGGTGGATGGGAATGGATTGGTAAGTGTGGCAGCGAATGCCACTCCAGGTCCATATACGATTACCGCAACCTCGACAGTGGATGGCACGAAGTCGGGCAGTGCAACGGTGACGGTAACCTCGGCCCCGGCAGTGAACAGCGTAACCGTGACGCCAACCAACCCAAGTGTGGTACAAGGGGGAACGGAACAGCTCACAGCGACGGTGGATGTCGTTGGAGGAGCATCGCAATCCGTTACGTGGAGCAGTAGTGACACAAATGGCAATGTCACGGTGGATGCGAATGGATTGGTAAGTGTGGCAGCGAATGCCACTCCAGGTCCATATACGATTACCGCAACCTCGACAGTGGATGGCACGAAGTCGGGCAGTGCAACGGTGACGGTAACCTCGGCCCCGGCAGTGAACAGCGTAACCGTGACGCCAACCAACCCAAGTGTGGTACAAGGGGGAACGGAACAGCTCACAGCGACGGTGGATGTCGTTGGAGGAGCATCGCAATCCGTTACGTGGAGCAGTAGTGACACAAATGGCAATGTCACGGTGGATGCGAATGGATTGGTAAGTGTGGCAGCGAATGCCACTCCAGGTCCATATACGATTACCGCAACCTCGACAGTGGATGGCACGAAGTCGGGCAGTGCAACGGTGACGGTAACGTCTGCCCCGGCAGTGAACAGTGTAACCGTGACGCCAACCAACCCAAGTGTGGTACAAGGGGGTGCGGAACAGCTCACAGCGACGGTGGATGTCGTTGGAGGAGCATCGCAATCCGTTACGTGGAGCAGTAGTGACACGAGCGGCAATGTGACGGTGGATGCGAATGGATTGGTAAGTGTGGCAGCGAGTGCCACTCCAGGTCCATATACGATTACCGCAACCTCGACAGTGGATGGCACGAAGTCGGGCAGTGCAACGGTTACGGTAACGTCTGCCCCGGCAGTGAACAGTGTAACCGTGACGCCAACCAACCCAAGTGTGGTACAAGGGGGTACGGAACAGCTCACAGCGACGGTGGATGTCGTTGGAGGAGCCGCGCAAACCGTTACATGGAGCAGTAGTGACACAAACGGAAACGTGACGGTGGATGCGAATGGATTGGTAAGTGTGGCAGCGAATGCCACTCCAGGTCCATATACGATTACCGCAACCTCGACAGTGGATGGCACGAAGTCGGGCAGTGCAACGGTGACGGTAACCTCGGCCCCGGCAGTGAACAGCGTAACCGTGACGCCAACCAACCCAAGTGTGGTACAAGGGGATACGGAACAGCTCACAGCGACGGTGGATGTCGTTGGAGGAGCCGCGCAAACCGTTACATGGAGCAGTAGTGACACAAACGGAAACGTGACGGTGGATGCGAATGGATTGGTAAGTGTGGCAGCGAATGCCACTCCAGGTCCATATACGATTACCGCAACCTCGACAGTGGATGGCACGAAGTCGGGCAGTGCAACGGTGACGGTAACCTCGGCCCCGGCAGTGAACAGCGTAACCGTGACGCCAACCAACCCAAGTGTGGTACAAGGGGATACGGAACAGCTCACAGCGACGGTGGATGTCGTTGGAGGAGCCGCGCAAACCGTTACATGGAGCAGTAGTGACACAAACGGAAACGTGACGGTGGATGCGAATGGATTGGTAAGTGTGGCAGCGAATGCCACTCCAGGTCCATATACAATTACCGCAACCTCGACAGTGGATGGCACGAAGTCGGGCAGTGCAACGGTGACGGTAACGTCTGCCCCGGCAGTGAACAGCGTAACCGTGACGCCAACGAACTCAAGTGTGGTGCAAGGGGGTACGGAACAGCTCACAGCGACGGTGGATGTCGTTGGAGGAGCATCGCAATCCGTTACGTGGAGCAGTAGTGACACAAATGGCAATGTCACGGTGGATGCGAATGGATTGGTAAGTGTGGCAGCGAATGCCACTCCAGGTCCATATACAATTACCGCAACCTCGACAGTGGATGGCACGAAGTCGGGCAGTGCAACAATTAACGTAGTTACTCAAATCAAACTGTACAACGTAACTATAAACAACCTGGTAGATGGCACGATTACTGCTACTCCTATTAATGCTCCAGCTGGTAACGTAATTAGTTTGAACATCCTACCGGATTTTGGGAAGAGATTGAAAATAGGATCACTAAAATATACCTATAATTCTGTGGACTATCCGATAACGGGTGATGTCTTCATCATGCCAAACGGGGATGTTACTATTAGTGCAGAGTTTGAGGATATTTCAGAAACGATACCTTTTTTAAGTATTGTCGCTCCATTATTTGCACCGGTAACGGTTGGTTACGAACAACCTTCAGCAGAGAAATTAATCATTACGAATGCCGGAATGGTCGATACAACCATCCAAAGTCTTACTTCAAGTGAACCCAGCACATTTGTGGTTGAGGGAAGTGGAGAAAATGTTGCTGCGGGTGAAAGTATCGACACGTGGACTGTTCGACCAGTAGTAGGATTGCCTGCAGGAACCTATTCTTCCGTCATTACAGCTGTTTATGGAGACGGGGAGATAGCAACAACGAACTTGGTTCTCACTGTGAATCCTTCCAGTAGCTCAGGTGGCGGTGGAAATTCGGGGAATAACGGTAGTGGGGGTGGCTCTCAAGGTGGCGGAACGCCATCTGTGGACCCACCTCAGCCGGAGCCAACGGGAGTTCCTGTCATAATAAATGGTAAGTCAGAGAATATTGGCAAGTTGGAAACCAATGTCGTTGAAAATAGAAGCATTACAACCATTACGCCGGATCCTAAGAAATTGCTAGAATGGCTGGCGAGAGAAGGTCAGAACGCTATAGTGACTATTCCTGTTAATGTGTCATCAGACTCCATTGTGGGACTGCTAACAGGTGATGTCGTTAAGAAAATGGTGGACCAATCTGCCGTCTTGGAACTGGTTACCCCGCTCGCTATATATAGGCTACCAGCGAGCCAAATCTCAATTGGAACTTTAGCGGACCAACTTCGGGCAGATCAATCGCTATCTGACATGACGATTGAAGTAACGATCTCTAAAGCCTTTCCGTCGGAAACAAGCATTGCAAAGGATTCGACGAATTCAAATAGTGCTTTGCTTTTAATGGACCCAGTTCACTTTAAGTTAATGGCTGAATTTAATGGTTCAAGAAAGGAAATAAATCGCTTCAATACGTACGTTGAACGGTTTATTACTATTCCGCAGACTGTGGATCGAAATCAGATCACGACAGGAATTGTTGTAGGTTTGGATGGTTCCATTCATCATGTACCGACTTATGTTGAGCAAAAAGATGATCGTTACTACGCAGTGGTTAATAGCTTGACCAATAGTTTGTACACGCTGGTCTGGCATCCAGTCGAGTTTACTGATGTGACAAACCATTGGGCAAAAAGTGCAATCAATGATATGGGATCCCGAATGATTGCTACGGGAGTTAGTGAGGATATATTTGAACCGAATAGGGATATTACACGTGCAGAGTTCGCAGCTATGGTTATAAGAGCGCTAGGTTTAGTACCGATAAGTGGCGAAACTCCGTTCATCGATGTAAATAAGTCTGATTGGTTTGCTGATTATATCTACACAGCCCGAGAGTATCAATTAATTGAGGGTTATAGCAATGCTCAGTTCGCTCCTATGGATACCATCACTCGAGAACAAGCTATGACTATTATTGCGAAAGCCATGAAGATCACGGGAATCCATCCGAATTTATCACCTGATCAAATAAGCATGTTGCTGCAAGAATTTAAAGATGAATCGTTAATTTCCGGCTATGCCAGAGATCATATAGCAGCTGGCTTAGCGATGGATATTCTGAATGGTAGAACAGTAACTACGATTCAACCAAAGAACAAAATTACACGTGCTGAAGTGGCTACGTTACTTCAGAAATTACTCAAGAAGTCGAATTTGATTCAATAG
- a CDS encoding GNAT family N-acetyltransferase, which produces MIDTVAAKSEDEAFLFQLYSLSRQDELQSWNWGLAEQEQFLHMQWRAQTMSYAASYPGANRMIVRKNGVPVGQMYVFEKGSEWVLIDISLLPEYRNQGIGTSLILDLQHQANRAGARIHLSVLPMNRATNLYQKLDFFPVHSTGLHQLMEWHASKTSKSEPKFNEVRTNE; this is translated from the coding sequence GTGATTGATACAGTTGCTGCAAAATCTGAAGATGAAGCGTTTTTGTTTCAATTGTATTCATTGAGCCGCCAAGACGAATTACAAAGTTGGAACTGGGGATTAGCAGAGCAGGAACAATTTTTACATATGCAATGGAGAGCTCAAACCATGTCATATGCTGCTTCTTACCCAGGTGCCAATCGAATGATCGTTCGTAAAAACGGTGTACCGGTTGGTCAAATGTATGTATTTGAAAAAGGGTCTGAATGGGTGCTTATTGATATTTCTCTACTTCCGGAGTATCGCAATCAAGGCATAGGTACGAGTCTGATTTTGGATCTACAACACCAGGCAAATCGTGCCGGAGCAAGAATTCATTTAAGTGTACTTCCGATGAACAGAGCAACGAATCTGTACCAGAAGCTTGACTTTTTTCCTGTACACAGCACAGGTTTACATCAGCTAATGGAATGGCATGCTTCGAAAACAAGTAAATCCGAACCAAAATTTAATGAGGTGAGAACAAATGAGTGA
- a CDS encoding GNAT family N-acetyltransferase, with protein MLASWSDRTQAIKAFEILPDQVHLFAKAGFWPVEFRCRWMQRPTERFNVTWDDDLIIKSPQITEDATGTKRFTNENEIAQCDFASFVGGFEAVRRNKSSLEQFIPDEDPALTNETLTEASTLLYDKNTGKLVANCRLCLQDTEAAVYSIGVIPSHRGRGIATYMLQRALTILKGKYPILRLYVMEGNDAESVYYNLGFIPGVQEVQQMIIPGE; from the coding sequence TTGTTAGCTAGCTGGTCTGATCGAACCCAAGCCATTAAAGCTTTTGAAATTCTTCCGGACCAGGTTCATTTATTTGCCAAAGCCGGATTTTGGCCAGTGGAGTTCAGATGCCGCTGGATGCAGCGTCCCACTGAACGATTCAACGTGACTTGGGACGACGATCTGATCATCAAGAGTCCTCAAATTACCGAAGATGCAACAGGCACCAAGCGATTTACAAATGAAAATGAAATAGCTCAATGCGACTTCGCAAGCTTTGTAGGAGGTTTTGAGGCGGTAAGAAGAAATAAGTCTTCGCTGGAACAGTTCATACCTGATGAAGATCCCGCTCTAACCAATGAGACCCTTACGGAAGCTTCTACACTTTTGTATGACAAAAATACGGGGAAGCTTGTCGCCAATTGCCGGCTTTGTTTACAGGACACGGAGGCAGCAGTCTATAGTATTGGTGTTATCCCATCGCATAGAGGGAGAGGTATTGCTACATATATGCTGCAGAGAGCTTTGACAATCCTGAAAGGAAAATATCCAATCCTTCGGTTGTATGTCATGGAAGGAAACGATGCAGAATCCGTATATTATAACCTCGGGTTTATTCCTGGAGTACAAGAAGTACAGCAGATGATCATTCCTGGAGAATGA
- a CDS encoding DNA topology modulation protein FlaR: protein MTYKRIHIIGSTGSGKTYLARTLSSQLNIPYFELDKVMWSSSVEFAGKNPPEIRDRLLEDIISEDAWIIEGIYYKWVMRSFEEADIIIFLTPKPMERAIRIVLRFIKQRIGLEKANYKQTFKGLVDMLKWNYKFDSENMNKIYELLEHHKRKLIIVNSNNKVLSMKIFKGE from the coding sequence ATGACATACAAGAGAATTCATATTATTGGTTCTACAGGTAGTGGGAAAACATATTTAGCGAGAACTCTGTCCAGCCAACTAAACATCCCATATTTTGAATTGGATAAGGTGATGTGGAGCAGCTCCGTTGAATTTGCTGGAAAGAACCCACCTGAAATACGGGATAGACTGCTTGAAGATATTATAAGTGAGGATGCGTGGATTATTGAGGGGATATATTACAAATGGGTAATGAGGAGTTTTGAAGAGGCAGATATTATCATCTTTTTGACCCCGAAACCAATGGAAAGAGCCATAAGAATTGTGCTGAGATTCATTAAGCAAAGAATTGGATTAGAAAAAGCAAACTACAAACAAACATTTAAAGGTTTAGTCGACATGCTGAAATGGAATTACAAATTCGATAGTGAAAATATGAATAAGATTTATGAGCTACTTGAACACCATAAGCGAAAATTAATTATAGTGAATAGTAATAATAAAGTGCTCTCTATGAAGATATTCAAGGGGGAATGA
- a CDS encoding GNAT family N-acetyltransferase: protein MNYELIQASKEFKGIIQNLMQFYSYDFSEFIHCDVEDDGLFKDYPYLEDYWIEVDRRFPYVIKQEHNYIGFVLVRCIESEERTYCSIAEFFIMKKYRKTGIGRAVAKQLFDMHKGHWEVHQLESNVPAQHFWNKVIHEYTQGNFSDRVYDGRRIQEFIS, encoded by the coding sequence ATGAATTATGAATTAATTCAAGCATCCAAGGAATTTAAGGGTATCATACAAAATCTCATGCAATTCTATAGTTATGATTTCTCTGAATTTATCCATTGTGATGTGGAAGATGATGGTCTATTTAAGGACTATCCTTATTTGGAAGACTATTGGATCGAAGTGGATCGTCGATTTCCATATGTCATCAAACAAGAGCATAACTATATCGGGTTTGTGTTAGTCAGGTGCATAGAATCAGAAGAGCGAACGTATTGCTCCATTGCGGAGTTTTTTATTATGAAGAAATACAGAAAGACAGGCATAGGCAGGGCAGTAGCTAAACAACTATTTGATATGCATAAAGGGCACTGGGAAGTACACCAGCTTGAAAGCAATGTGCCCGCACAGCATTTTTGGAATAAGGTTATACACGAGTACACACAAGGAAACTTCTCAGATCGAGTGTATGACGGTAGAAGAATACAAGAATTTATAAGTTAG
- a CDS encoding DinB family protein has protein sequence MAKTTGEMIEEFKSFTSYVRELDSLSEQVWNTPIAEGKWTLKDVIAHMMLWDQYFYEEAIYKIKQGEPLTVKHLNFDEFNANAMEYSKTRPKKTIVEQFIEKRMNIIHDITGLNEEEYTREYKDGDKKKFSIKKYVRAFISHDIHHKKQIEAFKKTLNIAK, from the coding sequence ATGGCTAAAACTACCGGTGAAATGATTGAGGAATTCAAGTCGTTTACTTCGTATGTGAGAGAGTTGGACAGTCTATCTGAGCAGGTTTGGAATACGCCAATAGCTGAAGGCAAATGGACTTTGAAAGACGTTATCGCGCATATGATGCTGTGGGATCAATATTTCTATGAGGAAGCTATCTATAAAATCAAACAGGGCGAACCATTGACCGTTAAGCATCTGAACTTTGATGAATTTAATGCAAATGCGATGGAATACTCAAAGACCAGACCGAAGAAGACCATTGTTGAACAATTTATAGAAAAGCGAATGAACATTATCCATGATATTACTGGATTGAACGAAGAAGAATATACGCGAGAATATAAGGATGGAGACAAGAAGAAATTCAGTATTAAAAAGTATGTAAGGGCATTCATCTCGCATGATATACATCATAAAAAGCAGATTGAAGCCTTTAAGAAGACGCTAAACATAGCTAAGTAA
- a CDS encoding phage tail protein, with protein MSEPFLGEIRLFANNYAPRNWMFCEGQILQINSNQALYSLLGNVYGGDGVTTFALPDYRGRVPVHVSATIPLGTSQGEASHTLTINEMPIHNHQVTASDTTPSAATPLNNVWAAVPNSFGSTTGQETMNPGTLSVAGGSQPHNNMQPYTVLNYAIAVQGIFPSRN; from the coding sequence ATGTCAGAACCATTTTTGGGCGAGATCCGATTGTTCGCCAATAATTACGCCCCCCGAAACTGGATGTTTTGCGAAGGACAAATATTACAAATTAACAGCAATCAGGCTCTATATTCACTGCTCGGTAACGTATACGGCGGGGATGGTGTTACTACTTTTGCACTTCCTGATTATCGCGGGCGAGTACCTGTACATGTGTCTGCAACAATCCCGCTGGGTACTTCACAGGGTGAAGCATCACACACGCTAACTATCAATGAAATGCCGATACATAACCATCAAGTGACAGCTTCTGATACTACTCCATCGGCAGCAACTCCTCTAAACAACGTTTGGGCAGCTGTCCCGAACTCATTCGGATCTACCACTGGACAAGAAACCATGAATCCAGGAACTCTCTCGGTAGCCGGCGGGTCTCAACCTCATAACAATATGCAACCGTACACCGTTTTGAATTACGCCATTGCGGTTCAGGGAATTTTCCCTTCTCGCAACTAA
- a CDS encoding oxidoreductase, whose product MTTINVLETQPSSRYDELDPSQDGNKNTTFADLIIDGKSLYQMLKRHDLVPALGWGTEENQRQMIQYFLLKEPHEYLYYRYPILVCPLCGDEECGYISVKVDRDDDVVIWKDFMLEHKNQPLNIGPFYFVWENYERAIQGTFGMVEM is encoded by the coding sequence ATGACTACAATAAATGTTTTAGAAACTCAACCTTCCAGTCGGTATGATGAATTAGATCCATCTCAGGATGGGAATAAAAACACAACATTCGCAGATCTCATTATCGATGGAAAGTCTCTATATCAGATGCTTAAGAGGCACGATCTGGTACCAGCACTGGGATGGGGAACTGAAGAAAATCAAAGACAAATGATTCAATACTTTTTGTTAAAGGAACCCCATGAGTATCTGTATTATAGATATCCCATTTTAGTATGCCCTTTGTGCGGGGACGAAGAGTGCGGTTATATCTCCGTGAAAGTGGATCGGGATGATGATGTAGTTATTTGGAAGGACTTTATGCTGGAGCACAAGAACCAACCACTAAACATAGGTCCATTTTATTTTGTGTGGGAAAACTATGAGAGAGCTATTCAGGGTACATTTGGAATGGTAGAAATGTGA
- a CDS encoding phage tail protein produces the protein MSEAYLGEIRMFAGNFAPRGWALCNGQIVSIAENEALFALLGTTYGGDGQTTFALPDLQGRVAVHPSTTYTRGQKSGNETVTLVSNQLPAHTHSVYTASDTSTITSTPSNATWFNSPRKIYYTTDKATTVNMNTASVSTVGGNQAHDNMMPSTVISFIISLEGWFPPQP, from the coding sequence ATGAGTGAAGCTTATTTAGGGGAAATTCGTATGTTTGCAGGAAACTTCGCTCCTCGAGGGTGGGCTTTGTGTAATGGACAAATTGTATCGATTGCTGAAAATGAAGCTCTGTTCGCTCTACTTGGGACCACATATGGCGGAGATGGCCAAACCACGTTTGCTTTGCCTGATTTGCAGGGCAGAGTTGCTGTACACCCAAGTACGACATATACTAGAGGCCAAAAATCAGGTAATGAGACAGTTACTCTGGTTTCCAATCAACTCCCTGCACACACACATTCAGTGTATACAGCATCAGATACCTCAACAATTACCTCAACACCAAGTAATGCGACCTGGTTTAACTCACCACGAAAAATCTATTACACTACAGATAAAGCCACTACAGTGAATATGAATACTGCTTCTGTATCCACCGTTGGTGGAAATCAGGCTCATGACAATATGATGCCTTCAACCGTTATTTCGTTCATTATCTCTTTAGAGGGCTGGTTCCCCCCTCAACCCTAA
- a CDS encoding DUF3977 family protein, which yields MKKFREIGYGNRWFIRTEFEHEDGTESEVKGFTRPFTLKSVYVRVWIGKKVMIIDTKEGIKFVNKKVKKVKIILGFFGY from the coding sequence GTGAAAAAGTTTAGAGAGATCGGATATGGAAACCGGTGGTTTATCCGAACGGAATTCGAACACGAAGACGGTACAGAAAGCGAGGTCAAGGGATTTACTAGACCCTTCACTCTTAAGTCAGTGTACGTTAGAGTATGGATCGGAAAAAAGGTAATGATCATCGATACAAAAGAGGGAATTAAATTTGTGAATAAAAAGGTGAAGAAGGTAAAAATCATTCTTGGTTTCTTTGGGTATTGA